The Methanocella sp. DNA window GGGCAAGCCGGGACCCGGCCAGAGATACGACTCCAAGGGCTTTGTCCGCCGCATCCTTACCCGTTCCAAGAAGAACGTGCTCGGCGTGAAGTCCAAGAGTAAGAAATAATCATAACTTTCTTTTCGTCGCGTTCGGCTCTCTCGGGAGCCTTACTCGTTTTATTAATGTC harbors:
- a CDS encoding DUF5350 domain-containing protein, producing MGKTGSVEWVQIRGRKGQMRLVPKGDSVAGKPGPGQRYDSKGFVRRILTRSKKNVLGVKSKSKK